One genomic region from Thermoleptolyngbya sichuanensis A183 encodes:
- a CDS encoding adenylate/guanylate cyclase domain-containing protein, which produces MTPEQGVLLVVDDNEMNRDLLSRRLQRQGHTIVTANNGREAIDKMRSQPFDLVLLDVMMPELNGYETLEQLKQDPDLRHIPVIMISALDDIESVVRCIELGAEDYLFKPFNPTLLKARIGACLEKKRLRDQEQSYLKLIQAEQEKSERLLLNVLPKAIADQLKQGSQTIADNFTEVTVLFADLVNFTELSSKLSPAELVALLNQIFSTFDQLAELHGLEKIKTIGDSYMVVGGLPLPQAGHAEAIARMALDMQKAIAQINISHIHPSFGPLQMRVGINTGPVGAGVIGIKKFTYDLWGDTVNIASRMESLSLPGRIQVSATTYERLQDKFQFEKRGPIEVKGKGEMTTYFLLGS; this is translated from the coding sequence ATGACTCCTGAGCAAGGCGTTCTGCTAGTTGTCGATGATAACGAGATGAACCGCGATTTGCTGTCTCGGCGGCTCCAGCGCCAGGGGCATACGATTGTGACGGCAAATAATGGGCGCGAAGCCATTGACAAGATGCGATCGCAGCCCTTTGACCTCGTGCTTTTGGACGTGATGATGCCGGAGCTAAACGGCTACGAAACGCTGGAGCAGTTGAAGCAAGACCCCGACCTGCGCCATATTCCGGTGATCATGATTTCGGCGCTGGATGACATTGAGAGCGTCGTGCGCTGCATCGAACTAGGGGCCGAAGATTACCTGTTTAAGCCGTTTAACCCGACGCTGCTAAAGGCGCGAATCGGCGCGTGTCTGGAGAAAAAGCGGCTGCGCGACCAGGAACAGTCCTACCTGAAGCTCATCCAGGCAGAGCAGGAAAAATCTGAACGGCTGCTGCTGAACGTGTTGCCCAAGGCGATCGCCGACCAGCTCAAGCAAGGCTCCCAAACCATCGCCGATAACTTCACCGAAGTCACCGTCCTGTTTGCCGATTTGGTGAACTTTACAGAACTCTCCTCCAAGCTCTCCCCCGCAGAACTGGTGGCGCTGCTGAACCAGATTTTTTCTACCTTCGACCAGCTTGCAGAACTGCACGGTCTAGAGAAAATCAAAACTATTGGCGATTCCTATATGGTCGTCGGCGGGCTACCTTTGCCCCAGGCGGGTCATGCAGAGGCGATCGCCCGGATGGCGCTGGACATGCAAAAGGCGATCGCCCAGATCAACATCAGCCACATCCACCCTAGCTTTGGCCCCCTGCAAATGCGCGTCGGCATCAACACCGGCCCCGTCGGCGCAGGGGTCATCGGCATCAAGAAATTCACCTACGACCTCTGGGGCGACACGGTAAACATCGCCAGCCGCATGGAGTCGCTCTCGTTGCCTGGCCGCATCCAGGTCAGCGCCACCACCTACGAACGCCTGCAAGACAAGTTCCAGTTCGAGAAGCGCGGCCCCATCGAGGTCAAAGGCAAAGGCGAGATGACGACGTACTTTTTACTAGGAAGCTAG
- a CDS encoding response regulator, giving the protein MKLQLRILLMVTSLLAATVAVTTGVLSWGTRQSILAQTESNGLLIAEFLARMSRFANQVPADVDTMMGDQMLAQAALTARLVAIAQQANLSPAEINQQLEDLAKTTAIDEFWITDREGRVEYQNQSALGSQQPQALSFQSLLMGGAATVDVDARARDTDGKIFKYVAVAGVDQPRIVQIGHDAEILKTLPQQIGLERLTNELVDGDAIVGIRIVDRQLNSLARSVTSSNGNIVSLSAGDRAKLLHVLETGQSKTYLDENLLKVAVPIRGNANWIQGATLVYLSTDSVRSALQRDLYHVALASTGIMAAGLLGSLLLSRRVTQPVARLTDAANAIKSAMKTEDFDTETLADVAIRQDELGTLARVFQRMVGEVRDREQGLHQAKAELHRREEYFRSIIENTSDIVMLLSADGQIRYSSPALKAVLGYDPQNVYGKTLLEFVHPDDHTTARVALSHAVHQPGITLPFQIQLRRIDGSWARLEAVGTNLLDNPAVESIILTLRDITERQRAEELLRQKETAEQANRAKSQFLANMSHELRTPLNAIIGYSEMLQEEAEDLGQEDLVPDLQKIHTAGRHLLNLINDILDLSKIEAGKMDLYLEEFCLPDLVSEVVHTVSPLVSKNNNTLVVHADPQLETMHADLTKVRQNLLNLLSNAAKFTENGTITLTVEKQLHPETTQPVICFQVTDTGIGMTEAQMEKMFQAFTQADASTTRKYGGTGLGLAIAQRFCQMMKGNITVTSTLGKGSTFTMTLPQVVHHPDAAPDADADQMASVDEGEDFGESPPRPDRPILVIDDDPAIHDLLHRQLAREGYTVHSALTAEEGLTLAQSIRPIAITLDVMMPKMDGWMLLSAFKSNPDLANIPVIMLTMLDNKNMGYALGASDYLIKPIDRQQLLSVLKKYECARPACPILVVEDDPTNRDLLRQLLEKEHWQVIEAENGRVALEKLQTVQPELILLDLMMPELDGFGFVAELQRHEAWRSLPVIIITAKDITAEDQFRLRGYVEQILQKGAYSQEDLLVRIRQLVAACQQSA; this is encoded by the coding sequence ATGAAGCTCCAACTCCGCATCTTGCTAATGGTGACCTCGCTGCTGGCGGCGACGGTCGCAGTCACAACGGGCGTTTTGTCCTGGGGGACTCGCCAGTCGATCCTGGCGCAAACGGAGTCCAATGGGTTACTGATTGCGGAGTTTTTGGCGCGAATGTCGCGATTTGCCAACCAGGTTCCCGCCGATGTAGACACGATGATGGGCGACCAAATGCTGGCCCAGGCGGCCCTCACCGCACGGCTGGTGGCGATCGCCCAGCAAGCCAACCTCAGCCCCGCTGAAATCAATCAGCAGCTAGAAGACCTGGCCAAGACCACAGCAATCGACGAATTTTGGATTACCGATCGTGAGGGCAGGGTGGAATACCAAAACCAGTCTGCCCTGGGCAGCCAGCAACCCCAGGCGCTCAGCTTTCAGTCCTTGCTGATGGGGGGGGCGGCCACGGTCGATGTGGATGCGCGAGCGAGGGATACCGACGGCAAAATCTTCAAGTATGTCGCCGTGGCGGGGGTCGATCAGCCCCGTATTGTGCAAATCGGGCACGATGCCGAAATCCTTAAAACCCTGCCCCAGCAGATTGGGCTGGAGCGCCTGACCAATGAACTGGTGGATGGCGATGCGATAGTGGGTATTCGGATTGTCGATCGCCAGCTCAACAGCCTGGCCCGCAGCGTCACCTCCAGCAACGGCAATATTGTCAGTCTGTCGGCGGGCGATCGCGCCAAGCTGCTGCACGTTTTAGAGACTGGACAATCCAAAACCTACCTAGACGAAAACCTGCTCAAGGTCGCCGTGCCGATTCGGGGCAACGCCAACTGGATTCAGGGGGCAACGCTAGTCTATCTATCCACCGATTCCGTTCGCAGCGCCCTCCAGCGCGATCTGTATCATGTTGCCCTGGCCTCAACGGGCATCATGGCCGCCGGACTGTTGGGGTCGCTGCTCCTGTCGCGGCGCGTCACGCAGCCCGTCGCCCGCCTCACCGATGCTGCCAACGCGATCAAGTCCGCCATGAAAACAGAAGACTTTGACACAGAAACTCTGGCAGACGTAGCCATCCGCCAAGACGAACTGGGCACGCTGGCGCGAGTGTTTCAGCGGATGGTGGGGGAAGTGCGCGATCGCGAACAGGGGCTACACCAGGCCAAGGCTGAACTGCACCGCCGAGAAGAATATTTTCGCTCGATTATTGAAAACACGTCCGATATCGTCATGCTGCTCAGCGCCGACGGCCAGATCCGCTACAGCAGCCCCGCCCTCAAAGCCGTCTTGGGCTACGACCCGCAAAATGTATACGGCAAGACCCTGCTTGAGTTCGTCCATCCTGACGACCACACCACCGCCCGCGTCGCCCTCAGCCACGCCGTCCACCAGCCCGGAATTACATTGCCCTTTCAAATCCAACTGCGCCGGATCGATGGCTCCTGGGCCCGGCTAGAGGCCGTAGGCACGAACCTGCTGGATAATCCGGCGGTGGAGAGCATCATCCTGACCTTGCGCGACATCACCGAGCGCCAGCGGGCCGAGGAACTGCTGCGGCAAAAGGAAACAGCAGAGCAAGCAAACCGCGCCAAGAGCCAGTTTTTGGCCAACATGAGCCACGAACTCCGCACACCGCTCAACGCCATCATTGGCTACAGCGAAATGCTGCAAGAAGAGGCAGAAGACCTGGGACAGGAGGATCTGGTTCCCGATTTGCAGAAAATCCACACCGCCGGACGACACCTGCTCAACCTGATCAACGACATCCTGGATTTGTCGAAGATCGAAGCAGGCAAGATGGATTTGTATCTGGAAGAATTTTGTCTGCCCGATCTAGTCAGCGAGGTCGTCCACACGGTCAGCCCGCTGGTGAGCAAAAACAACAATACCCTGGTGGTTCACGCCGATCCCCAGCTAGAAACCATGCACGCCGACCTGACCAAGGTGCGGCAAAATCTGCTGAACCTGCTGAGTAACGCTGCCAAATTTACCGAAAACGGCACCATTACGCTCACAGTTGAAAAGCAACTGCATCCCGAAACAACTCAACCCGTAATTTGCTTCCAGGTGACGGATACGGGCATCGGCATGACCGAAGCGCAGATGGAAAAGATGTTCCAAGCCTTTACCCAAGCAGACGCTTCGACCACGCGCAAGTATGGCGGCACGGGGCTAGGGCTGGCGATCGCCCAGCGGTTTTGTCAGATGATGAAGGGCAATATCACCGTCACCAGCACCCTGGGCAAGGGCAGTACGTTTACCATGACGCTGCCCCAGGTCGTTCATCATCCTGACGCTGCGCCCGATGCGGACGCAGATCAGATGGCATCGGTTGACGAGGGCGAGGATTTTGGAGAGAGTCCGCCCCGCCCCGATCGCCCAATCCTGGTGATCGACGACGACCCGGCGATTCACGACCTGCTCCACCGCCAGCTTGCCCGCGAAGGCTACACCGTCCACAGCGCCCTCACCGCCGAAGAAGGGCTGACTCTGGCGCAAAGCATCCGCCCCATCGCCATTACGCTAGACGTGATGATGCCCAAGATGGACGGCTGGATGCTGCTGTCGGCGTTTAAGAGCAATCCAGACCTGGCCAATATTCCCGTGATTATGCTGACGATGCTGGACAACAAGAATATGGGCTATGCGCTGGGTGCGTCGGACTATTTAATCAAGCCAATTGATCGCCAGCAGTTGCTCTCGGTGCTGAAAAAGTATGAGTGCGCTCGCCCTGCCTGCCCCATTCTGGTGGTAGAAGACGACCCCACCAACCGCGACCTGCTGCGCCAGCTTTTGGAAAAAGAACACTGGCAGGTGATCGAAGCCGAAAACGGGCGTGTGGCCCTAGAAAAGCTGCAAACCGTCCAGCCAGAGCTAATCCTGCTGGATCTGATGATGCCGGAACTGGACGGTTTTGGTTTCGTCGCAGAATTACAGCGCCACGAAGCATGGCGATCGCTCCCCGTCATTATCATCACCGCCAAAGACATTACGGCCGAAGACCAGTTTCGACTGCGCGGCTACGTTGAACAAATCCTGCAAAAAGGAGCCTACAGCCAGGAAGACCTGCTGGTGAGAATTCGTCAGTTGGTGGCGGCCTGCCAGCAATCCGCATGA
- a CDS encoding response regulator, whose amino-acid sequence MPKILLVEDNEMNRDMLSRRLLRRGAEVLIATDGAQGVEMAQAERPDLILMDMSLPVMDGWEATRTLKAASETKEIPIIALTAHAMAGDQEKCREAGCDDYDTKPVDFARLTGKIQAILGEGSLK is encoded by the coding sequence ATGCCTAAGATACTCTTGGTAGAAGACAACGAAATGAACCGAGATATGCTCTCGCGGCGGCTGCTGCGGCGGGGCGCAGAGGTGCTGATTGCAACAGATGGAGCGCAAGGAGTCGAAATGGCCCAGGCGGAGCGTCCGGACTTGATTCTGATGGACATGAGCCTGCCCGTGATGGACGGCTGGGAGGCAACGCGCACCCTCAAGGCGGCATCGGAAACGAAGGAAATTCCCATTATTGCCCTGACAGCCCACGCAATGGCGGGAGATCAGGAAAAGTGTCGAGAGGCGGGATGTGATGATTACGATACGAAGCCTGTAGACTTTGCGCGGCTGACAGGCAAAATTCAGGCGATTTTGGGGGAAGGCTCGCTGAAATGA
- a CDS encoding response regulator — translation MKLGWGSVLVIDDEAVTRLLVARRLSDRVASVTTVESGQEGLELLKNQPFDLVLLDIIMPGLSGVQTLEKMKADPALQSIPVIMISAADDLDSVVRCIELGAEDYLLKPLNAVLLQARTGACLERKWLRDQEQSYLRQLKAEKESAEAANRAKSVFLANMSHELRTPLNAIIGYSEIVQEDLQAEGITHLIPDLRKIRTSGQHLLSIINDILDISALEAGTVSLDLETVVLNPLLQEVVNTVRPLVLEHGNTLQVQCSDHLGTMYSDLSKVRQILVNLLSNAAKFTEQGSITLTVAVKGLEAAGWEDGEKFAAEAAFPVPSGAFVEFRVSDTGIGIAPLQREKIFQPFAQGDESSTRRYGGTGLGLSISYRYCEMLGGTISVESEPEHGSTFTLRLPLVSSDRPARFPPVYQPQEPSTRDRPLVLIIDDDRSIRDWMVQSLNQEGYRVVTAWCGQEGLRLAQELQPDLIVLDVLMPALDSWTVLATLKADPLLAGVPVMLTATPPAELPAGLHAPNGLVLGIADQFTRPADFSRLTALLQTYQAPQLKGGNRALLVHQDRATRSILRQVLERAGWRVTEGDRPQDTLPHPSPKSSSAVDALLPDVLLVDLLVLAKEGFQHVYPLRTMSGRVPPVISLLTRDLSPADQSRLNDRLEQFLQHDQPDAGSLGDFLTQIRDAVLLHLSSAL, via the coding sequence ATGAAGTTAGGCTGGGGATCGGTACTGGTCATTGATGATGAAGCAGTAACGCGCCTACTGGTGGCTCGTCGCCTCAGCGATCGGGTGGCCTCGGTGACAACCGTAGAAAGCGGACAAGAAGGGCTAGAACTGCTGAAAAACCAGCCGTTTGACCTGGTGCTGCTGGATATCATCATGCCGGGCCTCAGCGGCGTGCAAACCCTGGAAAAGATGAAGGCGGACCCGGCGCTTCAGAGCATTCCGGTGATTATGATTTCTGCCGCCGATGACTTGGATAGCGTGGTGCGCTGCATCGAACTGGGAGCCGAAGATTATCTGCTCAAACCGCTGAACGCAGTGCTGCTGCAAGCGAGGACGGGAGCCTGCCTAGAGCGCAAGTGGCTCCGCGACCAAGAGCAATCTTACCTGCGGCAGCTCAAGGCAGAAAAAGAGTCGGCCGAAGCCGCCAACCGCGCCAAGAGCGTGTTTCTAGCCAACATGAGCCACGAACTGCGAACGCCGCTGAACGCCATCATCGGCTACAGCGAAATTGTGCAGGAAGATTTGCAGGCTGAAGGAATCACCCATCTGATTCCTGATTTGCGGAAAATCCGTACCTCTGGGCAACACCTGCTGAGCATCATCAACGATATCCTCGATATTTCCGCGCTGGAGGCAGGCACGGTGTCGTTGGATCTGGAGACGGTGGTGCTGAACCCACTGCTGCAAGAAGTGGTAAACACGGTGCGTCCGCTGGTTCTGGAGCATGGCAACACACTGCAAGTGCAGTGTTCCGATCATCTGGGCACAATGTACAGCGACCTGTCGAAAGTGCGGCAGATTTTGGTCAACCTGCTGAGCAATGCCGCCAAGTTCACAGAACAGGGTTCCATTACGCTGACGGTGGCGGTGAAGGGGCTGGAGGCGGCAGGCTGGGAGGACGGAGAGAAATTTGCGGCAGAGGCAGCGTTCCCTGTCCCCAGCGGAGCGTTTGTAGAGTTTCGGGTGAGCGATACGGGGATTGGGATTGCTCCATTGCAGCGCGAGAAGATTTTTCAGCCGTTTGCTCAGGGCGACGAGTCCTCTACCCGACGCTATGGCGGGACGGGGCTGGGATTGTCGATTAGCTATCGCTATTGCGAGATGCTGGGCGGCACGATCTCTGTGGAGAGTGAGCCAGAGCATGGGTCTACGTTTACGCTGCGGCTGCCTCTGGTCAGTAGCGATCGCCCCGCCCGCTTTCCCCCGGTCTATCAGCCGCAGGAACCCTCGACGCGCGATCGCCCGCTGGTGCTGATCATCGACGACGACCGGAGCATCCGCGACTGGATGGTGCAAAGCCTGAACCAAGAGGGCTATCGCGTGGTCACTGCCTGGTGTGGGCAGGAAGGGCTGCGGCTAGCGCAGGAGCTACAGCCAGATCTGATTGTGCTGGATGTGCTGATGCCCGCGCTGGATAGCTGGACCGTGCTGGCGACCCTCAAGGCCGACCCGCTGCTGGCAGGGGTTCCCGTTATGCTGACCGCCACACCCCCAGCCGAACTCCCCGCCGGACTTCATGCGCCCAACGGCCTGGTGTTGGGCATTGCCGACCAGTTCACCCGGCCCGCAGACTTTTCCCGACTGACGGCCCTGCTGCAAACCTACCAAGCGCCACAGCTTAAGGGGGGCAATCGAGCGCTGCTGGTGCATCAAGACCGGGCCACGCGCTCCATCCTGCGACAGGTGCTAGAGCGGGCGGGCTGGCGCGTGACGGAGGGCGATCGCCCCCAAGACACCCTGCCCCACCCCAGTCCAAAATCATCCTCAGCCGTGGATGCGCTGCTGCCGGATGTGCTGCTGGTGGACTTGCTGGTGCTGGCCAAAGAGGGGTTTCAGCATGTTTACCCGCTGCGAACAATGAGCGGGCGCGTTCCCCCGGTGATCAGCCTGCTCACCCGCGACCTCAGCCCGGCCGACCAATCCCGGCTGAATGATCGGCTAGAGCAGTTTCTTCAGCATGATCAGCCTGATGCGGGGTCTTTGGGCGATTTTCTCACCCAGATTCGCGACGCTGTCCTCCTTCATTTGTCGAGTGCGCTATGA
- a CDS encoding YebC/PmpR family DNA-binding transcriptional regulator codes for MAGHSKWANIKRQKARVDAVKGKTFAKISRQIIIAARNGVPDPAGNFQLRTAIENAKAAGIPNDNIERAIAKGSGKLAGDNLEAIRYEGYGPGGIAILIEALTDNRNRTAADLRAAFNKRGGNLGETGCVGWMFEQKGVVTVKAPPPASKKELPVIDEDDLLEASLEGGAESYELISLEDDIPGAEVFTDPTNLEALTQALKDRGYLVIQAEPRWFPNNSVEVSDPAQASDLLRLMDALEDLDDVQSVTANFEMSDELMSLSMA; via the coding sequence ATGGCAGGACATAGTAAGTGGGCGAACATTAAGCGGCAAAAGGCTCGCGTGGATGCCGTCAAGGGCAAGACGTTCGCAAAAATTTCTCGACAAATTATCATTGCGGCGCGAAACGGCGTGCCCGATCCGGCGGGTAATTTTCAGCTCCGCACGGCGATTGAAAACGCCAAGGCAGCGGGCATCCCAAATGACAATATCGAGCGGGCGATCGCCAAAGGGTCTGGCAAGCTGGCAGGCGACAACCTGGAAGCCATTCGCTACGAGGGCTATGGCCCTGGCGGCATCGCCATCCTGATCGAAGCGCTGACCGACAACCGCAACCGCACCGCCGCCGACCTGCGGGCCGCCTTCAACAAGCGTGGCGGCAACTTGGGCGAGACGGGCTGTGTCGGCTGGATGTTTGAGCAAAAGGGAGTTGTGACCGTGAAGGCCCCGCCGCCCGCCAGCAAAAAGGAACTGCCTGTAATCGATGAGGATGACCTGCTGGAAGCCTCTCTGGAAGGTGGCGCAGAGTCCTATGAGCTAATTTCGCTAGAAGACGACATTCCCGGCGCGGAAGTCTTCACCGATCCGACCAACCTGGAAGCCCTGACCCAAGCCCTCAAAGACCGAGGCTATCTGGTCATCCAGGCAGAGCCGCGCTGGTTCCCAAACAACAGCGTCGAAGTCAGCGACCCCGCCCAAGCCTCTGATCTGCTGCGGCTGATGGATGCGCTGGAAGACCTGGACGATGTGCAGTCCGTCACGGCTAATTTTGAAATGTCGGACGAACTGATGTCGCTCAGCATGGCGTAG